A part of Gemmatimonadales bacterium genomic DNA contains:
- the tkt gene encoding transketolase: MSLDLTSAAAWSAINAIRVLSMEAVEQAKSGHPGTPMALAPVAYVLWHRHLRHAPGAPDWADRDRFVLSCGHASMLLYSLLHLSGYDLPLEEIRNFRQWNSRTPGHPERGHTPGVETTTGPLGQGIGNAVGMAMAERFLASRFNQPGHSIVDHRTWVLASDGDLMEGVAAEAASLAGHLALGKLTVIYDDNRITIDGSTDRSFSEDVQRRFEAYGWRVLTVADGNDLGAIDAALTEAAAPSDKPCLVVLRTVIADPAPTKRNTAASHGAPLGKDEIAATKAILGWPEEPFHVPAEARTHWAECRARGEARLAEWNAAWARYAAAHPGLAAELTQWLSGTVTVDLAAILPKYGASDALATRQASAAALNAIAQVMPNLVGGSADLAGSTGTDIKGASLFQAGRPGQMVAWGIREHAMGAAMNGMAAHGGIRPFGSTFLVFADYVKPAIRLAALMGLPAIYILTHDSIGVGEDGPTHQPIEHLAMLRSIPNLVVLRPGSAAETAEAWRAAIARVDGPTALILSRQKVDAVDHSAASAAGLHMGGYVLFEPSTPPEAILLATGSEVGVALKAARDLADSGVPTRLVSLPSWELFKAQSAEYRNQILPPSIKARVSIEAATTFGWLAWVGDSGESIGIDHFGASAPGERLFEEFGFTRERVVAAVRRVHQRRAS, encoded by the coding sequence ATGTCACTCGATCTGACCAGCGCCGCCGCCTGGTCCGCCATCAACGCGATCCGGGTCCTCTCGATGGAAGCCGTCGAGCAGGCCAAGTCGGGACATCCCGGCACCCCGATGGCACTCGCCCCGGTGGCCTATGTGCTCTGGCATCGCCATCTCCGCCATGCACCCGGTGCACCGGACTGGGCCGATCGCGACCGCTTCGTCCTGTCCTGCGGCCACGCGTCGATGCTGCTCTACTCGCTGCTCCACCTTTCGGGCTACGATCTCCCGCTCGAGGAGATCCGTAATTTCCGGCAGTGGAACTCGCGCACCCCCGGACATCCGGAGCGAGGGCACACCCCGGGCGTCGAGACGACCACCGGCCCGCTCGGCCAGGGCATCGGCAACGCCGTCGGCATGGCGATGGCCGAGCGATTCCTCGCCAGCCGGTTCAACCAGCCGGGCCATAGCATCGTCGATCACCGGACCTGGGTTCTGGCCAGCGACGGCGACCTGATGGAGGGCGTCGCCGCCGAAGCGGCCTCCCTCGCCGGCCACCTCGCTCTGGGCAAACTGACCGTTATTTACGACGACAACCGGATCACCATCGACGGTTCGACCGACCGATCGTTTTCCGAGGACGTTCAGCGTCGCTTCGAGGCCTACGGCTGGCGAGTCCTGACCGTTGCCGATGGCAACGATCTCGGCGCCATCGATGCGGCGCTGACCGAGGCCGCCGCACCGTCGGACAAGCCCTGTCTCGTCGTGCTGCGCACCGTGATTGCCGACCCGGCCCCGACCAAGCGCAACACCGCCGCCTCACACGGCGCCCCCCTCGGCAAGGACGAGATCGCCGCGACGAAGGCCATTCTCGGCTGGCCCGAGGAGCCCTTCCATGTGCCGGCTGAGGCGCGGACCCACTGGGCGGAATGCCGAGCCCGGGGCGAGGCCCGATTGGCCGAGTGGAACGCAGCCTGGGCCCGGTACGCGGCAGCTCATCCAGGCCTCGCCGCAGAGCTGACCCAATGGTTGTCGGGCACTGTCACGGTCGACTTGGCAGCGATCCTGCCCAAGTACGGTGCCTCGGACGCCCTCGCCACCCGGCAGGCCTCGGCCGCCGCGCTCAACGCCATCGCGCAAGTGATGCCGAATCTCGTCGGCGGGTCCGCTGACCTCGCGGGCAGCACGGGCACCGACATCAAAGGCGCCAGCCTGTTTCAAGCGGGACGGCCCGGGCAGATGGTGGCCTGGGGCATTCGCGAACACGCCATGGGCGCCGCCATGAACGGGATGGCCGCCCACGGCGGGATCCGCCCCTTCGGCAGCACCTTCCTCGTCTTCGCCGACTACGTGAAGCCGGCCATCCGTCTGGCCGCCCTGATGGGGCTGCCGGCGATCTACATCCTGACCCACGACTCGATTGGCGTCGGCGAAGACGGACCGACGCACCAGCCGATCGAGCACCTGGCCATGCTGCGAAGCATCCCCAACCTCGTGGTCCTGCGGCCCGGCAGCGCGGCCGAGACCGCTGAGGCCTGGCGGGCGGCCATTGCGCGTGTCGATGGCCCGACTGCGCTGATCCTGTCACGGCAGAAGGTGGACGCCGTCGACCACTCGGCCGCGAGCGCAGCTGGCCTGCACATGGGCGGCTACGTTCTCTTCGAGCCCTCCACGCCGCCAGAAGCGATTCTGCTCGCAACCGGCTCCGAAGTAGGCGTCGCGCTCAAGGCCGCCCGTGACCTGGCCGACAGCGGTGTGCCAACCCGACTCGTCTCGCTACCGAGCTGGGAGCTCTTCAAGGCCCAGTCGGCGGAGTACCGCAATCAGATCCTGCCCCCCTCGATCAAGGCCCGGGTTTCGATCGAGGCCGCGACTACCTTCGGCTGGCTCGCCTGGGTCGGGGACAGTGGCGAATCGATCGGGATCGACCACTTCGGGGCATCGGCGCCTGGCGAGCGCCTGTTCGAAGAGTTCGGATTCACCCGGGAACGCGTTGTCGCTGCCGTTCGCCGGGTTCATCAGCGGAGAGCGTCATGA
- a CDS encoding HNH endonuclease, protein MSRFGPVCAYCGETFAPEEITLDHVQPRKGKVAYDRSDNLVLACKSCNAAKADMPFLGFLLARRSRGVFLLHYGEHLSDGIRQTVRDLVEKPIL, encoded by the coding sequence ATGAGCCGGTTTGGGCCGGTCTGCGCCTATTGCGGCGAGACCTTCGCCCCCGAAGAAATCACGCTGGACCATGTGCAGCCGCGTAAGGGCAAGGTCGCCTACGACCGCTCCGACAACCTCGTGCTTGCCTGCAAGAGCTGCAACGCGGCCAAGGCCGATATGCCTTTTCTTGGCTTTCTGCTCGCGCGTCGTTCGCGGGGGGTGTTCCTGCTGCATTACGGGGAGCACTTGTCCGACGGCATCCGGCAGACCGTGCGGGACCTGGTCGAAAAACCGATCCTTTAG
- a CDS encoding 4'-phosphopantetheinyl transferase superfamily protein, producing the protein MKHEPQLSPDRVDVWLIQVPASVPATLQAALSTAERKRAARFVFEKDRSTYLTGRGTLRHLLGGYLGIATELVEILEGPHGKPTLAPSHESRIRFNLSHSGSLVLIALTLDHEVGVDIEHGHDHFDLLELAETVFSPSERQRLADAAPALHRTLFYRYWVAKEAYIKTMGGGLSIPLEAFSVAFDEADPDRRFTIVTREGTSPVHGAWLEAPDGYAAAVARTDPAWSVRTHPTGELPPLPDS; encoded by the coding sequence GTGAAGCACGAGCCGCAGCTCAGCCCTGACCGCGTCGACGTGTGGCTGATTCAGGTTCCGGCCTCCGTCCCCGCGACCCTGCAGGCGGCGCTGAGCACCGCGGAACGGAAGCGGGCGGCCCGATTCGTTTTTGAGAAGGACCGTTCGACCTACCTCACCGGCAGGGGCACCCTCCGTCACCTGCTTGGTGGCTACCTGGGCATTGCCACCGAGCTGGTCGAGATCCTCGAAGGCCCCCACGGCAAGCCGACACTGGCGCCAAGCCACGAGAGCCGAATCCGATTCAACTTGTCGCACTCGGGCTCGCTGGTGCTGATTGCCCTGACCCTCGACCATGAGGTCGGCGTCGACATCGAACACGGGCACGACCACTTCGACCTGCTGGAGCTGGCCGAAACCGTCTTCTCACCAAGCGAACGGCAGCGCCTGGCGGATGCCGCGCCGGCGCTGCACCGGACGCTGTTCTACAGGTATTGGGTTGCCAAGGAAGCCTACATCAAGACCATGGGGGGAGGACTGTCGATTCCGCTCGAAGCTTTCTCGGTCGCCTTCGATGAGGCCGACCCGGACCGCCGGTTCACCATCGTGACCCGCGAGGGAACCTCGCCGGTGCACGGCGCCTGGCTCGAGGCGCCGGATGGCTACGCAGCAGCCGTGGCGCGCACCGACCCGGCCTGGTCCGTGCGCACTCACCCGACCGGAGAGCTGCCCCCGCTGCCAGATTCCTAA
- a CDS encoding cyclic peptide export ABC transporter — MNLFRFLFRTGRQGIITVILAGVVGGLASAGFVALVNAALHTTRPMLIILGFIAVAIARVATNLIAQWNLVTYAQEAILRLCNRLSSRVIETPFRTLERIGAPRIMTTLTDDVGTLSAAVQAIPTVITNAAVLLGCTLYLAVLSWPSALALVVFGALGALGYRVLMRRASGPITAARRERDVLFRHYRTITEGIKELKMNRARRDHLLASQVPAATERLKNLNLDAARHYLAADGWTQSMFFLIMGIMLFGLPAVFETSTRSLTGFAFVALYAMGPVWAMLSALPVFHRGQTALARIDELGLSLEQVAEDAPIPSGTTHGATIDLRNVSFSYRDGSSNGGFAIGPIDLSLHPGEMVFIIGGNGSGKSTFVKLLTGLYPPQQGTIRINEHEVTGANRESYREHFAAVFSDFHLFGDVTGLAGADVDSRARDYLALLGLQDKVTVQDGVLSTTALSQGQKRRLALMAAYLEDRPIYVFDEWAADQDPGYREIFYARLLPELKARGKTVVVITHDDRYFHLGDRVIKLDYGQIVDDWRPSEHREARAAAQP; from the coding sequence ATGAACCTGTTCCGCTTTCTCTTCCGGACCGGCCGCCAGGGCATCATCACCGTCATCCTGGCCGGCGTCGTCGGAGGTCTCGCCAGCGCGGGATTCGTCGCACTGGTCAACGCCGCCCTCCACACCACCCGGCCCATGCTCATCATCCTGGGCTTCATTGCAGTGGCGATAGCCCGGGTCGCAACCAACCTGATCGCACAATGGAACCTGGTCACGTATGCCCAGGAAGCGATTCTGCGCCTCTGCAACCGGCTCAGCAGTCGCGTGATCGAAACGCCCTTTCGAACCCTCGAGCGGATCGGGGCGCCCCGCATCATGACCACCCTGACGGACGACGTCGGAACCCTGTCGGCCGCCGTGCAGGCAATCCCGACGGTGATTACCAACGCCGCCGTCCTGCTGGGGTGCACGCTCTATCTCGCGGTGCTCTCCTGGCCTTCCGCCCTGGCCCTCGTGGTGTTCGGAGCGCTCGGCGCCCTTGGCTACCGAGTCCTGATGCGGCGCGCGTCCGGACCGATCACCGCCGCGCGACGCGAACGGGATGTGCTCTTCCGGCATTACCGCACCATCACGGAGGGCATCAAGGAGCTCAAGATGAACCGGGCCCGACGCGACCACCTCCTCGCCAGCCAGGTTCCCGCCGCAACCGAACGCCTCAAGAATCTCAACCTGGACGCAGCACGTCACTACCTCGCGGCAGACGGCTGGACCCAGAGCATGTTCTTCCTGATCATGGGTATCATGCTGTTCGGCCTGCCGGCAGTGTTCGAAACGTCGACCCGCTCACTGACAGGCTTCGCTTTTGTGGCACTCTACGCCATGGGGCCGGTCTGGGCCATGCTTAGCGCGCTCCCGGTCTTTCATCGCGGACAGACCGCCCTTGCGCGTATCGACGAACTGGGGTTGTCGCTCGAACAGGTGGCAGAAGACGCCCCGATACCCAGCGGAACGACCCACGGCGCCACTATCGACCTGCGCAATGTCTCGTTCAGCTACCGTGACGGCAGCAGCAACGGCGGCTTTGCGATCGGGCCGATCGACCTCTCACTCCACCCCGGCGAGATGGTTTTCATCATTGGAGGCAACGGCAGCGGCAAATCCACCTTCGTCAAGCTGCTCACGGGATTGTACCCGCCGCAGCAAGGCACCATCCGAATCAACGAGCACGAGGTTACGGGAGCCAATCGAGAGAGCTACCGCGAGCACTTTGCCGCTGTCTTTTCGGATTTCCACCTCTTCGGAGACGTCACCGGCCTGGCCGGCGCTGATGTCGACAGCCGCGCACGAGACTACCTTGCCCTCCTGGGACTTCAGGACAAGGTCACCGTTCAGGACGGCGTACTCTCGACCACCGCACTTTCGCAGGGCCAGAAGCGCCGGCTGGCCCTGATGGCAGCTTACCTCGAAGACCGACCGATCTACGTCTTCGACGAGTGGGCCGCCGATCAGGATCCCGGTTACCGTGAGATCTTCTACGCGCGACTGCTGCCCGAACTCAAGGCGCGCGGAAAGACCGTCGTCGTGATCACACACGACGACCGGTACTTTCACCTGGGCGACCGGGTCATCAAGCTGGACTACGGCCAGATTGTGGACGACTGGCGACCAAGCGAGCATCGTGAAGCACGAGCCGCAGCTCAGCCCTGA
- a CDS encoding amino acid adenylation domain-containing protein — protein MTSPSGTPGSVAEKRELLRKLLLERSAATPDRPRSIPTLTDRDASAPLSFNQERLWLIDQLQPDGTAYTIPFSFRLRGPLDLAAFEAALREIIRRHETLRTHFTAGEAGPRQIVDAPDAVPIERIDLNAAADRDAAAWAAAERLMTAPFDLRAGPLFRTALITAGPADHIFVMVFHHIISDGWSVQVFLRELVASYRARVTGQAADLPELPIQYRDFAVWHREWAEGEASSPHLGYWRERLTGAPAALELPTDRPRPPVRTFRAGRRSLEVTGPAEQALAALCRSEQTTPFVGLLAAFATVLHRLSGQDDILIGSPYAGRSRPETEHLIGFFVNTVVLRADLGGQPTFRDLLHQVRTRTREAHAHQDVPFERVVAELKPPPDPSRTPLFQVFFNLLGFAADTFQLPDIAIEPRGGVPDEAKFDLTFYAQELRPGYRFVLVYNADLFDDARIGEMLDQYHQALQVLTTHPDRPITELSLVTPAAAARLPDPTQPLAAAVTESIVDRVAGHAARRPDGIAIRGAGIAWTYREVDQAVNRIANRLTAAGLGPGDVVAIYAQRDPALTLAVLGILRAGAAFTILDPAYPASRLLDCFAQAAPRGWIALDAAGPIPEALADALEAAGLAIRLTLASTTPIGDLLADVSATAPALAIGANTVAYVAFTSGTTGRQRGIVGTHGPLAHFVAWEAERYGLDPDDRVSLLSGLAHDPLLRDLLTPLWIGGTSAIPDPADFTRPGALRAWMRAERITVAHLTPPMLDLVAAGAEDSNAAWPDLRLVCFGGDRLTARHVAILRQLAPAAQAVNFYGTTETPQAMGVYDVPDGVPTGPIPLGQGIDGVQLLVVTVGGRLAGIGEPGEIVVRTPHLSAGYLGDPAHTAARFHSNPFTNSPGDRVYRTGDLGRYRLDGQVEFLGRGDRQVKVRGYRIELGDVEAALASFPGAREAVALTRPDASGDPSLVGYLGGTWDAEPPADAIRRHLASRLPTYCIPSTLGTLAALPRTPNGKIDLRALPDLEPAATDADRVLPRDAVELRLARLWEEVLDLPAVGVHDDFFALGGHSLVAVRLFALVEKHFGKRLSLATLLAAPTVAQLADVLRSEQRAGPEGALAPITTQGTRAPFFCVHGIGGNVLNYFDLARELGPDQPFYGLQAIGLDGRTPPLSSIDEMARRYLIEIRTIQPHGPYHLGGGCMGGIVAHTIAVELQRAGEEVALLALLDVPAPRPLGWRDRLGLLMGRHKPLRAVASLANRGLTWWNLPADRRWARLRAVFVRPAATSHEPVRERRAQEATRTSVQHANYFAMKRHRPGTFRGRIVHFFSDRPPDGELGDRRLAWADRATLGQEVIPIGGGDSGLMLTRPHVELLGKRLADVLDRSLPSDPAGRDAEPA, from the coding sequence ATGACATCGCCATCCGGTACCCCGGGCTCGGTGGCGGAGAAGCGCGAGCTGCTGCGCAAGCTGTTGCTGGAGCGCTCGGCCGCCACGCCCGACCGGCCTCGCAGCATTCCCACCCTGACCGATCGGGACGCCTCTGCCCCACTGTCGTTCAACCAGGAACGACTCTGGTTGATCGACCAGCTGCAGCCCGATGGCACGGCGTACACCATCCCGTTTTCCTTCCGGCTACGCGGCCCACTCGACCTCGCGGCATTCGAGGCGGCGCTCCGCGAGATCATCCGGCGTCATGAGACGCTCCGCACCCACTTTACCGCGGGCGAGGCTGGCCCCCGCCAGATCGTCGATGCGCCCGACGCTGTGCCCATCGAACGAATCGACCTGAACGCGGCAGCCGATCGCGACGCCGCTGCCTGGGCTGCGGCCGAGCGACTGATGACCGCGCCGTTCGATCTGCGGGCCGGTCCGCTGTTCCGCACGGCCCTGATCACCGCAGGCCCGGCGGATCACATCTTCGTGATGGTGTTCCACCACATCATCTCCGACGGGTGGTCGGTCCAGGTATTCCTCCGTGAACTCGTCGCCTCGTATCGGGCTCGGGTCACCGGCCAGGCTGCGGACCTGCCGGAGTTGCCGATCCAGTACCGCGACTTTGCCGTCTGGCACCGCGAATGGGCGGAGGGCGAGGCGTCCAGTCCGCACCTGGGCTACTGGCGGGAACGGCTGACGGGCGCACCCGCGGCACTCGAGCTGCCCACCGACCGGCCGCGGCCGCCGGTCCGCACCTTCCGGGCTGGCCGGCGATCCCTCGAGGTCACCGGCCCGGCCGAGCAGGCCTTGGCGGCGCTCTGCCGGTCGGAACAGACCACGCCGTTCGTCGGGTTGCTTGCCGCATTCGCCACGGTGTTGCACCGGCTCTCCGGACAGGACGACATTCTGATCGGATCGCCCTATGCGGGGCGGAGCCGCCCGGAGACGGAGCATCTGATCGGATTCTTCGTCAATACCGTGGTGCTCAGAGCCGATCTGGGCGGCCAACCTACCTTCCGCGACCTGCTCCACCAGGTGCGTACCCGGACGCGCGAAGCGCACGCGCATCAGGACGTCCCCTTCGAACGGGTGGTGGCTGAACTCAAACCGCCGCCCGATCCGAGCCGCACCCCGCTGTTCCAGGTGTTCTTCAACCTGCTGGGATTCGCCGCCGACACCTTCCAGCTGCCGGACATCGCCATCGAGCCCCGCGGCGGCGTGCCCGACGAAGCCAAGTTCGACCTGACATTTTATGCGCAGGAACTTCGGCCGGGCTATCGCTTCGTGCTGGTCTACAACGCGGACCTGTTCGACGACGCGCGCATCGGCGAGATGCTGGACCAGTACCATCAGGCTCTTCAGGTGCTGACAACCCATCCCGACCGCCCGATCACCGAGCTGAGCCTGGTAACGCCGGCCGCCGCTGCCCGGCTACCGGACCCCACCCAGCCGCTGGCGGCGGCGGTGACGGAATCGATCGTCGACCGGGTCGCCGGTCACGCCGCTCGGAGACCGGACGGGATCGCCATACGGGGCGCAGGCATCGCCTGGACGTACCGTGAGGTCGACCAGGCCGTCAACCGAATCGCCAACCGTCTCACCGCCGCCGGCCTGGGGCCGGGCGACGTGGTGGCCATCTATGCGCAGCGAGATCCCGCCCTGACACTCGCCGTGCTCGGCATTCTCCGAGCCGGCGCGGCGTTCACGATCCTCGACCCGGCTTACCCGGCCAGCCGCCTGCTCGATTGCTTCGCACAAGCGGCGCCGCGCGGATGGATCGCCCTCGACGCAGCCGGCCCGATACCTGAGGCACTCGCCGACGCTCTCGAGGCCGCCGGGCTCGCCATTCGCTTGACCCTCGCCTCGACCACCCCAATCGGCGACCTGCTGGCCGATGTCTCGGCAACGGCTCCAGCCCTTGCCATTGGAGCGAACACCGTTGCCTACGTGGCGTTCACCTCGGGCACGACCGGCCGGCAGCGCGGCATCGTGGGCACCCACGGCCCCCTGGCCCACTTCGTGGCCTGGGAGGCAGAGCGGTACGGACTCGACCCCGACGACCGCGTCTCACTGCTCTCGGGGCTGGCGCACGACCCGCTCCTCCGCGACCTCCTGACGCCTCTCTGGATCGGCGGCACCAGCGCCATCCCCGACCCGGCCGACTTCACCCGACCCGGCGCGCTGCGTGCCTGGATGCGCGCTGAGCGGATCACGGTTGCGCACCTGACACCGCCGATGCTCGATTTGGTGGCCGCGGGGGCCGAGGACAGCAACGCGGCCTGGCCGGACCTCCGCCTGGTCTGCTTCGGCGGCGACCGGCTCACGGCACGCCACGTCGCCATCCTGCGACAGCTCGCGCCCGCAGCGCAGGCGGTGAACTTCTACGGCACCACCGAAACTCCGCAGGCCATGGGCGTCTACGACGTCCCCGACGGCGTGCCGACCGGACCGATCCCGCTCGGACAGGGTATCGACGGCGTCCAGCTCCTCGTCGTGACCGTCGGCGGGCGCCTCGCGGGCATCGGAGAGCCCGGCGAAATCGTGGTCCGCACTCCGCATCTCTCGGCCGGGTACCTCGGCGACCCGGCCCACACGGCGGCGCGATTCCACAGCAACCCGTTCACGAATTCCCCAGGCGATCGCGTCTATCGCACCGGCGACCTCGGCCGCTATCGCCTGGATGGTCAGGTCGAGTTCCTCGGCCGCGGCGACCGTCAGGTCAAGGTGCGCGGCTACCGGATTGAACTGGGTGACGTCGAAGCAGCGCTGGCCTCCTTCCCGGGCGCCCGAGAGGCCGTGGCACTGACCCGACCCGATGCCTCCGGGGACCCCAGCCTGGTGGGCTACCTCGGCGGCACCTGGGACGCCGAGCCCCCGGCGGACGCGATTCGCCGCCACCTGGCGAGCCGGCTCCCGACCTACTGCATTCCGAGCACGCTCGGTACTCTGGCTGCGCTGCCGCGGACACCGAACGGCAAGATCGACCTCCGCGCGCTGCCCGACCTCGAGCCCGCCGCGACGGACGCCGATCGCGTGCTGCCCCGCGATGCCGTCGAACTCCGCCTTGCCCGCCTCTGGGAAGAGGTGCTGGACCTGCCCGCGGTCGGTGTGCACGACGACTTCTTCGCGCTGGGCGGACACTCGCTCGTGGCCGTCCGCTTGTTTGCGCTGGTGGAGAAGCACTTCGGCAAGCGCCTGTCGCTCGCCACGCTGCTCGCCGCGCCCACGGTGGCGCAACTGGCCGACGTGCTGCGTAGCGAACAGCGAGCCGGCCCGGAAGGCGCGCTGGCTCCGATCACCACCCAGGGCACCCGGGCACCGTTCTTCTGCGTCCACGGAATCGGCGGCAACGTGCTCAACTATTTCGACCTGGCACGCGAGCTCGGACCCGATCAGCCGTTCTACGGCCTCCAGGCCATCGGCCTCGACGGCCGTACGCCTCCGCTCTCGAGCATCGACGAGATGGCGCGCCGCTACCTGATCGAGATCCGGACCATCCAGCCGCACGGTCCCTACCACCTGGGCGGCGGCTGCATGGGTGGAATCGTCGCCCACACCATCGCCGTCGAACTGCAGCGCGCCGGCGAAGAGGTGGCCCTCCTGGCGCTGCTCGACGTGCCGGCGCCGCGCCCGCTGGGCTGGCGGGACCGGCTCGGCCTCTTGATGGGTCGCCACAAGCCCCTTCGCGCGGTAGCCAGTCTCGCAAATCGCGGGCTCACTTGGTGGAACCTGCCGGCCGACCGGCGCTGGGCGCGGCTTCGCGCCGTGTTCGTCCGGCCCGCCGCAACGTCCCACGAGCCGGTTCGAGAAAGGCGTGCCCAGGAAGCGACACGCACCTCGGTTCAGCACGCCAACTACTTCGCCATGAAGCGGCACCGGCCGGGCACGTTTCGGGGTCGCATCGTCCACTTCTTCTCGGATCGGCCGCCCGACGGCGAGCTGGGCGACCGCCGCCTGGCCTGGGCCGACCGCGCCACCCTTGGCCAGGAAGTCATCCCGATCGGCGGCGGTGATTCCGGTCTGATGCTGACCCGACCCCACGTCGAATTGCTGGGCAAGCGCCTGGCCGACGTGCTCGACCGTTCCCTGCCGTCCGATCCTGCCGGACGCGATGCGGAGCCCGCATGA
- a CDS encoding thioesterase translates to MLRREEIKTSNGWLVVTGSRPAARCRLICFSPAGTGAASFRGWSELAPPWLEVCTVQLPGRETRLREAPIGGLDQLVPQLAAAIRPALDRPFAVYGHSLGSIVAFETMRLLRREGGPLPCAFFAGASRPPQLPWPDPPVRDLPDRALLEEVNRRYDSVPAVVMAEAELCALLTPALRADMSLIETYRYQPEMPFEFPIVAFGGNADRKVGSADLAKWQEQTLGAFELRHFADGHLFLVPRRQELMAAITAVLDRVLAVVTDGTGRR, encoded by the coding sequence ATGCTCCGACGTGAGGAGATCAAGACGTCCAACGGCTGGTTGGTGGTGACCGGGTCTCGGCCGGCGGCCAGGTGCCGGCTGATCTGCTTTTCGCCGGCGGGGACGGGCGCGGCATCGTTCCGGGGCTGGAGCGAGCTTGCCCCGCCGTGGCTCGAGGTCTGTACGGTGCAGCTTCCCGGCCGCGAGACCCGGCTTCGGGAAGCGCCGATCGGCGGGCTCGACCAACTCGTGCCCCAGCTGGCCGCGGCGATCCGGCCGGCGCTCGATCGGCCCTTTGCGGTCTACGGTCATAGCCTGGGCTCGATCGTGGCGTTCGAGACGATGCGCCTGCTGCGTCGGGAGGGTGGGCCGCTGCCCTGCGCCTTCTTTGCCGGGGCAAGCCGTCCTCCGCAACTGCCATGGCCGGATCCGCCAGTCCGGGACCTGCCCGATCGGGCGCTGCTCGAAGAGGTAAATCGGCGCTACGACTCCGTGCCGGCCGTCGTGATGGCGGAGGCCGAGCTGTGCGCGCTGCTCACCCCGGCGCTGCGGGCCGACATGTCGTTGATCGAGACCTACCGCTACCAGCCGGAAATGCCGTTCGAGTTTCCCATCGTGGCATTCGGCGGCAACGCCGATCGTAAGGTCGGCAGTGCGGACCTGGCCAAATGGCAGGAGCAGACGCTCGGCGCGTTCGAACTGCGTCACTTTGCCGATGGCCATCTCTTCCTCGTGCCGCGACGGCAAGAGCTGATGGCGGCCATTACGGCCGTGCTCGATCGTGTCCTCGCCGTCGTGACGGACGGTACCGGGCGCCGCTGA